From Saccharothrix espanaensis DSM 44229, the proteins below share one genomic window:
- a CDS encoding class I SAM-dependent methyltransferase, whose protein sequence is MGAASVDPKPNPHATAEQVKAAYDDPKLANVLYHDWEAGTYDEKWSISYDERCITYATDRFRAVAGGVGPYGHALELGCGTGFFLLNLMQGGVIERGSVTDLSPGMVEVALRNAENLGLPVDGRVADAERIPYDDNTFDLVIGHAVLHHIPDVAAAMREVQRVLKPGGRFVFAGDPTDIGNFYARKLGQLTWWLTTNVTKLAPLTGWRRPQEELDESSRAAALEAVVDLHTFDPADLERTARGAGATEVRAVTEELSAALFGWPVRTFEAAVPRDKLGFGWAMFAYRTWQRLSWVDENVLAKVLPREVFYNVSVTGRKPVA, encoded by the coding sequence GTGGGTGCCGCGTCGGTGGACCCGAAGCCGAACCCGCACGCCACGGCCGAGCAGGTGAAGGCGGCCTACGACGACCCGAAGCTCGCGAACGTGCTCTACCACGACTGGGAAGCCGGCACGTACGACGAGAAGTGGTCGATCTCGTACGACGAGCGCTGCATCACCTACGCGACGGACCGCTTCCGCGCGGTGGCCGGCGGCGTCGGCCCGTACGGGCACGCGCTGGAACTGGGCTGCGGCACGGGTTTCTTCCTGCTCAACCTGATGCAGGGCGGCGTGATCGAGCGGGGCTCGGTCACCGACCTGTCGCCCGGCATGGTCGAGGTGGCGCTGCGCAACGCGGAGAACCTGGGCCTGCCGGTGGACGGCCGGGTCGCCGACGCCGAGCGGATCCCGTACGACGACAACACGTTCGACCTGGTCATCGGGCACGCCGTGCTGCACCACATCCCGGACGTGGCGGCGGCGATGCGCGAGGTGCAGCGGGTGCTCAAGCCCGGCGGGCGGTTCGTGTTCGCGGGCGACCCGACCGACATCGGCAACTTCTACGCCCGCAAGCTCGGCCAGTTGACGTGGTGGCTGACCACCAACGTGACGAAGCTGGCGCCGTTGACCGGCTGGCGACGGCCGCAGGAGGAGCTGGACGAGTCGTCCCGCGCCGCCGCGCTGGAAGCCGTGGTGGACCTGCACACCTTCGACCCGGCCGACCTGGAGCGCACCGCGCGGGGCGCGGGGGCGACCGAGGTCCGGGCGGTCACCGAGGAGCTGTCGGCGGCCCTGTTCGGGTGGCCGGTGCGGACGTTCGAGGCGGCCGTGCCGCGCGACAAGCTCGGGTTCGGCTGGGCGATGTTCGCCTACCGGACCTGGCAGCGGCTGTCCTGGGTGGACGAGAACGTGCTCGCCAAGGTCCTGCCGCGCGAGGTGTTCTACAACGTCTCCGTGACGGGCCGCAAGCCGGTCGCCTGA
- the glgX gene encoding glycogen debranching protein GlgX — MALDSSPLAGRPFPLGAHPEAGGVRFAVSVPPATAVEVCLIGDDGSERRVELTERTFGVWHGTVAGITPGQRYGYRVHGPYDPSRGLRCNPAKLLLDPYARQITGTVTSPEAALGYVDDPMLGPPSPVDSLGSVPLSVVASPGGPDTGVKPEVPFEEAVIYELHVRGFTQRHPDVPEHLRGTYLGLAHPAVVEHLARLGVTSVELLPVQAFLDEPALVREGRHNYWGYSPLSYFAPHPGYASEPGREVEEFRTMVAALHAAGIEVLLDVVYNHTCEGGPDGPTLCYRGFDAPGYYLHIEGGGTLDITGCGNTLEAGSPQVVRMVADSLRYWTTELGVDGFRFDLASTLGRPGGGRFDRASALLTAITSDPVLSRCKLIAEPWDATGDGYRVGDFGVQWAEWNGRYRDTVRDFWRGHTGVRDLAYRLSGSSDLYADDLRRPWQSINFVTAHDGFTLRDLVSYNDKHNEANGEDNRDGTNDNRSWNCGAEGETDEPGVLALRARQARNLLATLLLSTGTPMLTAGDELWRTQGGNNNAYCLDDETSWVDWDPTEEGTAMLAFTRRVIGLRATSPALRQPEFFDGRTTPSGAPDLVWFRVDGEEMAETDWFDEGRRFLGMWIDGSTSLSRTREGELVSDDSWLLLLHAGAEAITVTLPGVEYGERFEPVLDSTTGDGSPARPGRLEPGGPLELGPRSLLLLRVPEAGRVPEAGRDRA; from the coding sequence ATGGCCCTCGACTCGTCCCCGCTCGCAGGTCGGCCGTTCCCACTGGGTGCCCACCCGGAGGCCGGTGGTGTGCGCTTCGCGGTGTCCGTGCCGCCCGCCACGGCGGTCGAGGTGTGCCTGATCGGCGACGACGGCTCGGAACGGCGCGTGGAGCTGACCGAGCGCACGTTCGGCGTCTGGCACGGCACCGTGGCAGGCATCACACCCGGCCAGCGCTACGGCTACCGGGTGCACGGCCCGTACGACCCGTCGCGCGGGCTGCGCTGCAACCCGGCCAAGCTCCTGCTCGACCCGTACGCCCGGCAGATCACCGGCACGGTCACCTCGCCGGAGGCCGCCCTCGGCTACGTCGACGACCCGATGCTGGGTCCGCCGTCGCCGGTCGACTCGCTGGGCTCGGTGCCGCTGTCGGTGGTGGCTTCGCCCGGCGGCCCGGACACCGGCGTGAAGCCCGAAGTGCCGTTCGAGGAGGCGGTGATCTACGAGCTGCACGTGCGCGGGTTCACCCAGCGCCACCCGGACGTGCCCGAGCACCTGCGCGGGACCTACCTGGGCCTGGCCCACCCGGCGGTGGTCGAGCACCTGGCGCGGCTGGGCGTCACCTCCGTCGAGCTGCTGCCGGTGCAGGCGTTCCTGGACGAGCCGGCGCTGGTCCGCGAGGGCCGGCACAACTACTGGGGCTACTCGCCGCTGAGCTACTTCGCGCCGCACCCCGGCTACGCGAGCGAGCCCGGCCGCGAGGTCGAGGAGTTCCGCACCATGGTGGCCGCGCTGCACGCCGCCGGCATCGAGGTGCTGCTCGACGTGGTCTACAACCACACCTGCGAGGGCGGCCCGGACGGGCCGACGCTGTGCTACCGGGGCTTCGACGCGCCCGGCTACTACCTGCACATCGAGGGCGGCGGCACGCTCGACATCACCGGCTGCGGCAACACCCTGGAAGCCGGGTCGCCGCAGGTCGTGCGGATGGTCGCGGACTCGCTGCGGTACTGGACGACCGAGCTGGGCGTGGACGGGTTCCGGTTCGACCTGGCCTCCACGCTGGGCCGGCCCGGCGGCGGCCGGTTCGACCGGGCCTCGGCGCTGCTCACCGCGATCACCTCGGACCCGGTGCTGTCCCGGTGCAAGCTGATCGCCGAGCCGTGGGACGCGACCGGCGACGGCTATCGGGTGGGCGACTTCGGCGTGCAGTGGGCCGAGTGGAACGGGCGCTACCGGGACACCGTGCGGGACTTCTGGCGCGGCCACACCGGCGTGCGCGACCTGGCCTACCGGCTGTCGGGCTCGTCCGACCTGTACGCCGACGACCTGCGCCGGCCCTGGCAGTCGATCAACTTCGTCACCGCGCACGACGGCTTCACGCTGCGGGACCTGGTGTCCTACAACGACAAGCACAACGAGGCCAACGGCGAGGACAACCGGGACGGCACCAACGACAACCGGTCCTGGAACTGCGGCGCGGAGGGCGAGACCGACGAGCCCGGGGTGCTCGCGCTGCGCGCCCGCCAGGCCCGCAACCTGCTGGCCACCCTCCTGCTGTCCACCGGCACGCCGATGCTGACCGCGGGCGACGAGCTGTGGCGCACCCAGGGCGGCAACAACAACGCCTACTGCCTGGACGACGAGACGTCGTGGGTCGACTGGGACCCGACCGAGGAGGGCACGGCGATGCTGGCGTTCACCCGCCGGGTGATCGGCCTGCGGGCGACCAGCCCGGCGCTGCGCCAGCCCGAGTTCTTCGACGGCCGCACCACGCCGTCCGGCGCGCCGGACCTGGTCTGGTTCCGGGTGGACGGCGAGGAGATGGCCGAGACCGACTGGTTCGACGAGGGCCGCCGGTTCCTCGGGATGTGGATCGACGGCTCCACCTCGCTGTCGCGCACCCGCGAGGGCGAACTCGTGTCCGACGACTCGTGGCTGCTGCTCCTGCACGCCGGCGCGGAGGCGATCACCGTCACGCTGCCCGGCGTGGAGTACGGCGAGCGGTTCGAGCCGGTGCTCGACTCGACCACCGGGGACGGCTCGCCGGCGCGGCCGGGGCGGCTGGAGCCGGGCGGCCCGCTGGAGCTGGGCCCGCGGTCGCTGCTGTTGCTCAGGGTGCCCGAGGCGGGTCGCGTGCCCGAGGCGGGTCGCGACAGGGCCTGA
- a CDS encoding enoyl-CoA hydratase/isomerase family protein, translating to MGEFVKLEVEDGIGVIRLDRPPMNALNRQVQEEIRAAALEAAGRADVYSVIVHGGPKVFAAGADIKEMADLSYGEMAARAGSFQSALRTVEEIPKPTVAAITGYALGGGFELALCADRRIAGDNAKVGQPEILLGVIPGMGGTQRLPRLVGPSRAKDLIFTGRFVGAEEALRIGMVDEVVAPDDVFAAAKRWAGQFVGGPARAYAAAKAAIDGGLDTDLGSGLKLESQLFAAMFATEDQKTGMASFIEHGPGKAKFSGR from the coding sequence GTGGGTGAGTTCGTGAAGCTCGAAGTCGAGGACGGCATCGGCGTCATCCGGCTGGACCGCCCGCCGATGAACGCGCTGAACCGGCAGGTCCAGGAGGAGATCCGGGCGGCGGCGCTGGAGGCGGCGGGCCGGGCGGACGTGTACTCGGTGATCGTGCACGGCGGCCCGAAGGTGTTCGCGGCGGGTGCGGACATCAAGGAGATGGCCGACCTGTCCTACGGCGAGATGGCGGCGCGCGCCGGGTCGTTCCAGTCGGCGCTGCGCACGGTCGAGGAGATCCCCAAGCCGACCGTCGCCGCGATCACCGGCTACGCGCTGGGCGGCGGGTTCGAGCTCGCGCTGTGCGCGGACCGGCGGATCGCGGGCGACAACGCCAAGGTCGGCCAGCCGGAGATCCTGCTCGGCGTCATCCCCGGCATGGGCGGCACCCAGCGGCTGCCCCGGCTGGTCGGGCCGTCGAGGGCGAAGGACCTGATCTTCACCGGCCGGTTCGTCGGCGCGGAGGAGGCGCTGCGGATCGGCATGGTGGACGAGGTCGTCGCCCCGGACGACGTGTTCGCCGCCGCCAAGCGGTGGGCCGGCCAGTTCGTCGGCGGCCCGGCGCGGGCCTACGCGGCGGCCAAGGCCGCGATCGACGGCGGTCTGGACACCGACCTGGGCAGCGGCCTGAAGCTGGAGAGCCAGCTCTTCGCGGCCATGTTCGCCACCGAGGACCAGAAGACGGGCATGGCCTCGTTCATCGAGCACGGCCCCGGAAAGGCGAAGTTCAGTGGTCGTTGA
- a CDS encoding nucleoside hydrolase encodes MTTPLIIDTDPGVDDAFALALAAASPEVDLIGVTTVFGNVSPELTTRNALRVLALLDREDVPVAAGAARPLVHPQPHVSKAHGSDGLSGFADTLPEPTRGPDPRDAVTLLKDLLTAADRPVTIAPIGPLTNIALLLAAHPGLRAKIARLVVMGGGIRGGNVTAAAEFNLWCDPEAARRVLVGAEVPVTLVPMDLTRRCAVSAAWLAELGAASEVGAKLVGLTPDYLATYRKFLGWDGMALHDAVAVAEAVRPGILATRRFPVDVECAFGPGRGGLLVDERLEHADRPGIDVAVDADLDGLRGFVLDRLRALGVRQ; translated from the coding sequence GTGACGACCCCTCTCATCATCGACACCGATCCCGGCGTGGACGACGCGTTCGCGCTCGCCCTCGCCGCGGCCAGTCCCGAGGTCGACCTGATCGGCGTGACCACGGTGTTCGGCAACGTGTCGCCGGAGCTCACCACCCGCAACGCGCTGCGCGTGCTGGCGCTGCTGGACCGGGAGGACGTGCCGGTCGCGGCGGGCGCGGCGCGGCCGCTGGTGCACCCCCAGCCGCACGTCTCGAAGGCGCACGGCTCGGACGGCCTGTCCGGTTTCGCCGACACCCTGCCCGAGCCCACCCGCGGCCCCGACCCGCGCGACGCGGTGACCCTGCTCAAGGACCTGCTCACCGCGGCCGACCGGCCGGTGACGATCGCGCCCATCGGGCCGTTGACCAACATCGCGCTGCTGCTCGCCGCGCACCCCGGCCTGCGCGCCAAGATCGCGCGGCTGGTCGTGATGGGCGGCGGGATCCGGGGCGGGAACGTCACCGCCGCCGCCGAGTTCAACCTGTGGTGCGACCCGGAGGCGGCCCGCCGGGTGCTGGTCGGCGCGGAGGTGCCGGTCACGCTGGTGCCGATGGACCTCACCCGGCGGTGCGCGGTCAGCGCGGCGTGGCTGGCGGAGCTGGGCGCGGCCTCCGAGGTCGGCGCGAAGCTGGTCGGCCTGACGCCGGACTACCTGGCCACCTACCGGAAGTTCCTGGGCTGGGACGGGATGGCGCTGCACGACGCGGTCGCGGTCGCCGAGGCGGTGCGGCCGGGGATCCTGGCGACCAGGCGCTTCCCGGTCGACGTCGAGTGCGCGTTCGGGCCGGGCCGGGGCGGGCTGCTGGTCGACGAACGGCTGGAGCACGCCGACCGGCCCGGGATCGACGTCGCCGTGGACGCGGACCTCGACGGGCTGCGCGGGTTCGTCCTGGACCGGCTACGTGCGCTCGGCGTGCGCCAGTAG
- a CDS encoding rhodanese-like domain-containing protein, with product MSAEALLEQARAGLRRVAPEELAGLSDVLLVDIRPHHNRLAEGEIPGSVPVERIVLEWRLDPAGEYRIPGFGAETTVVVLCNEGYASSLAARDLQRVGLPNATDLVGGFRAYAEAGLPIREGATPAVV from the coding sequence GTGAGCGCGGAGGCACTGCTGGAACAGGCGCGGGCCGGGTTGCGCCGGGTCGCGCCCGAGGAGCTCGCCGGGCTGTCCGACGTGCTGCTGGTGGACATCCGGCCGCACCACAACCGGCTGGCCGAGGGCGAGATCCCCGGTTCGGTGCCGGTCGAGCGGATCGTGCTGGAGTGGCGGCTGGACCCGGCGGGCGAGTACCGCATCCCGGGGTTCGGCGCGGAGACGACCGTGGTCGTGCTCTGCAACGAGGGCTACGCCTCCAGCCTGGCCGCGCGCGACCTGCAACGGGTCGGGCTGCCCAACGCGACCGACCTCGTCGGCGGGTTCCGGGCGTACGCCGAGGCCGGCCTGCCGATCCGCGAGGGCGCGACGCCCGCCGTCGTGTAG
- a CDS encoding ABC transporter ATP-binding protein, which yields MQGVSVRRGKTTLVGDVDWGVELDERWVVLGPNGAGKTTLLRLAAAELHPTKGTLDLLGERVGKTDVFELRPRIGLCSAAIGARIPAEEKVLDLVVSAGYAVLGRWREEYDRLDTGRAERLLGQLGIGHLADRAYGTLSEGERKRTLIARALMTDPEVLLLDEPAAGLDLGGREDLVARLSELALDPDAPATVLVTHHVEEIPPGFTHALLLREGAIVAQGLLDDVLTEENLSKTFDQPLELQRSGDRYFARRKATQG from the coding sequence ATGCAGGGTGTTTCGGTTCGACGGGGCAAGACCACGCTGGTCGGGGACGTCGACTGGGGCGTGGAGCTGGACGAGCGCTGGGTGGTGCTCGGACCCAACGGCGCGGGCAAGACGACGTTGCTGCGGCTTGCCGCAGCCGAGCTGCACCCGACCAAGGGCACCTTGGACCTGTTGGGCGAGCGCGTGGGCAAGACCGACGTGTTCGAGCTGCGGCCGCGGATCGGGTTGTGCTCGGCGGCGATCGGGGCGCGCATCCCGGCCGAGGAGAAGGTGCTCGACCTCGTGGTCAGCGCCGGCTACGCGGTGCTGGGCCGGTGGCGCGAGGAGTACGACCGGCTCGACACCGGCCGGGCGGAGCGGCTGCTGGGGCAGCTCGGCATCGGGCACCTGGCCGACCGCGCCTACGGGACGCTGTCCGAGGGCGAGCGCAAGCGCACGCTGATCGCCCGCGCCCTGATGACCGACCCGGAGGTGCTGCTGCTCGACGAGCCGGCCGCCGGGCTGGACCTGGGCGGGCGCGAGGACCTGGTGGCCCGGCTCTCCGAGCTGGCGCTGGACCCGGACGCGCCGGCGACCGTGCTGGTCACCCACCACGTGGAGGAGATCCCGCCGGGCTTCACCCACGCGCTGCTGCTGCGCGAGGGCGCGATCGTGGCGCAGGGCCTGCTCGACGACGTGCTCACCGAGGAGAACCTGTCCAAGACGTTCGACCAGCCGCTGGAGCTCCAGCGGTCGGGCGACCGGTACTTCGCGCGCCGCAAAGCTACCCAGGGGTAA
- a CDS encoding GNAT family N-acetyltransferase produces the protein MLEVIGEDEWARWRALRLAALLDAPAAFTSTHAEWVGAPEARWRRRVAATHNLVAVLDGADVGMVSAADGDEVDLLSLWVAPAARGRGVGDALVDGVVRWAGTRAVRLEVAAGNARARALYLRHGFVARGARALVRVPA, from the coding sequence GTGCTTGAGGTGATCGGCGAGGACGAGTGGGCGCGGTGGCGGGCGTTGCGGTTGGCGGCGTTGCTCGACGCGCCGGCGGCGTTCACGTCCACCCACGCGGAGTGGGTCGGCGCGCCCGAGGCGCGGTGGCGGCGGCGGGTGGCCGCGACGCACAACCTGGTGGCCGTGCTCGACGGCGCGGACGTCGGGATGGTCAGCGCCGCCGACGGCGACGAGGTCGACCTGCTCTCGCTGTGGGTGGCGCCCGCCGCGCGGGGCCGGGGCGTCGGCGACGCGCTGGTGGACGGGGTCGTGCGGTGGGCCGGTACGCGGGCCGTGCGGCTGGAGGTCGCGGCCGGGAACGCCCGCGCGCGGGCCCTCTACCTGCGGCACGGGTTCGTCGCGAGGGGTGCGCGGGCGCTGGTTAGAGTGCCCGCGTGA
- a CDS encoding acyltransferase has product MTSMWGAPVWTRWGSARRDPAQARFLTLASLKWVLRHRAYTPWYLVRYWRLLRFRLANPHVVLRGMVFLGKNVDLHCRPGYGRLEIGRWVHIGDGNAIRCHEGSLRIGDKAVFGKDNTVNCYLDVEIGAATLVADWVYICDFDHVTADIALPIKDQGIVKSPVRIGPDCWLGTKVTVTRGTRIGRGCVLGAHAVVRGDVPDYKIAVGIPARVVKDRREDYEADAVRRAAVADMARKAGEALERSRKSD; this is encoded by the coding sequence GTGACGAGCATGTGGGGTGCGCCCGTGTGGACCAGGTGGGGCAGTGCGCGGCGTGATCCGGCGCAGGCCAGGTTCCTCACCCTGGCGTCCCTCAAGTGGGTGCTGCGCCACCGCGCGTACACGCCGTGGTACCTGGTCCGGTACTGGCGGCTGCTGCGGTTCCGGTTGGCCAACCCGCACGTCGTGCTGCGCGGCATGGTGTTCCTCGGCAAGAACGTCGACCTGCACTGCCGCCCCGGCTACGGCCGGCTGGAGATCGGGCGCTGGGTGCACATCGGCGACGGCAACGCCATCCGCTGCCACGAGGGTTCGCTGCGGATCGGCGACAAGGCCGTGTTCGGCAAGGACAACACGGTCAACTGCTACCTCGACGTCGAGATCGGCGCGGCCACGCTGGTCGCGGACTGGGTGTACATCTGCGACTTCGACCACGTGACGGCCGACATCGCGCTGCCGATCAAGGACCAGGGCATCGTGAAGTCGCCGGTGCGGATCGGCCCGGACTGCTGGCTCGGCACGAAGGTCACCGTCACCCGCGGCACCCGGATCGGGCGCGGGTGCGTGCTGGGCGCGCACGCCGTGGTGCGCGGCGACGTGCCGGACTACAAGATCGCGGTTGGCATCCCGGCGCGCGTGGTGAAGGACCGGCGCGAGGACTACGAGGCCGACGCCGTGCGCCGTGCGGCCGTGGCGGACATGGCGCGCAAGGCCGGGGAAGCGCTGGAGCGGTCGCGCAAGTCGGACTGA
- a CDS encoding cysteine dioxygenase — MTSVIARADVHPALDVPLFRDLLHPSRDLWTPRELRELTSYVASELTTPLLSILSFDAGQRWWARLGLTEGVELWLLSWLPGQGTEAHDHGGAAGSFTVLTGELSEDYRYPGGPIRSAERGVGSAIGFGAGRAHQVTNKGQVGAASVHAYSPPLVPTREYPSLADIPGEIAPLPARRLPLDRLRVLADLEGP, encoded by the coding sequence TTGACTTCCGTTATCGCGCGCGCCGATGTGCACCCGGCGCTCGACGTCCCGCTGTTCCGCGACCTGCTGCACCCGTCCCGGGACCTGTGGACGCCCCGCGAACTGCGCGAACTGACCTCGTACGTGGCCAGTGAGCTGACCACGCCGCTGCTGTCCATCCTGTCCTTCGACGCCGGGCAGCGGTGGTGGGCCCGGCTCGGGCTCACCGAGGGCGTCGAGCTGTGGCTGCTGTCCTGGCTGCCCGGCCAGGGCACCGAGGCGCACGACCACGGCGGCGCGGCGGGCTCGTTCACCGTGCTGACCGGGGAGCTGTCCGAGGACTACCGCTACCCGGGCGGGCCGATCCGCTCGGCCGAGCGCGGCGTCGGGTCCGCGATCGGGTTCGGGGCCGGCCGGGCGCACCAGGTGACGAACAAGGGCCAGGTGGGCGCGGCCAGCGTGCACGCCTACTCGCCGCCGCTGGTGCCGACCCGCGAGTACCCGAGCCTGGCCGACATCCCGGGCGAGATCGCACCCCTGCCCGCGCGGCGGCTGCCGCTGGACCGGTTGCGGGTGCTCGCGGATCTGGAGGGGCCGTGA
- a CDS encoding winged helix-turn-helix transcriptional regulator: protein MHTVPDLRAHGGADAFLRNCASRAVLDLLTNKWVCLVVGALRPGTMRFGELRRRLDGVTQKMLTQTLRDLERAGLVHRAVYPSVPPRVEYSLTPLGQNVAGLMDAIRVWSEEHIDDIRTAQEAYDTKAGEELQPV, encoded by the coding sequence CCTTCCTGCGCAACTGCGCGTCGCGGGCCGTGCTGGACCTGTTGACGAACAAGTGGGTGTGCCTGGTCGTGGGCGCGCTGCGGCCGGGCACGATGAGGTTCGGCGAACTGCGCCGCCGACTGGACGGCGTGACGCAGAAGATGCTCACCCAGACGTTGCGGGACCTCGAACGCGCCGGCCTCGTGCACCGGGCCGTGTACCCGAGCGTCCCACCGCGCGTGGAGTACAGCCTCACCCCGCTGGGGCAGAACGTCGCGGGCTTGATGGACGCGATCCGGGTGTGGTCGGAGGAGCACATCGACGACATCCGCACCGCGCAGGAGGCTTACGACACCAAAGCGGGCGAAGAACTCCAGCCGGTATGA
- a CDS encoding tetratricopeptide repeat protein, whose amino-acid sequence MGFVWMVLTALVVIGLVVWDPGFWAESLAGATCGLLAAMALLQLGLLLGALLWRVRVSLVVVGVGAEVRTWNTPQRRVVLRAVPVVMSVGLTSVRTPVRRRLWLTSLVSVLLTGLAVAACWVFLADGPFGLGLAVAASAVLLHGLVPRRGAGTTSPGWFLFRLPFLTGRVVEELEATPMVNQVSDALSAGELDRAEAIAGRLLDAHPTLLVAIGSQVAVLTMRTRYAEALHLVSKLVGRTDLEQRDMAFVMAEMASSTANAMEAGQLPVEVGMGAARRASDGAVQLGYPKYRCTGTLAQLALLERDTDLAIELAGQAKRTSESALGRADALATIARAQMAAGDNAAARRTLTEANELAGWMPRVAETSARLDIH is encoded by the coding sequence ATGGGGTTTGTGTGGATGGTGCTGACGGCGCTGGTCGTCATCGGACTGGTCGTGTGGGATCCGGGCTTCTGGGCGGAGAGCCTGGCCGGCGCGACCTGCGGCCTGCTGGCCGCCATGGCGCTGCTGCAGCTCGGGCTGCTGCTCGGCGCGCTGCTGTGGCGGGTGCGGGTGTCGCTGGTGGTCGTCGGCGTCGGCGCCGAGGTGCGCACCTGGAACACGCCGCAGCGGCGGGTGGTGCTGCGCGCGGTGCCGGTGGTCATGTCGGTCGGGCTGACGTCCGTGCGCACGCCGGTCCGCCGGCGGCTGTGGCTGACCTCGCTGGTGTCCGTGCTGCTGACCGGGCTCGCGGTGGCCGCGTGCTGGGTGTTCCTGGCCGACGGGCCGTTCGGGCTGGGCCTCGCGGTGGCCGCGTCCGCCGTCCTGCTGCACGGGCTGGTGCCCCGGCGCGGGGCGGGCACGACCTCGCCCGGGTGGTTCCTGTTCCGGCTGCCGTTCCTGACCGGGCGGGTGGTCGAGGAGCTGGAGGCCACCCCGATGGTGAACCAGGTGTCCGACGCGCTGTCCGCCGGCGAGCTGGACCGGGCCGAGGCGATCGCCGGGCGGCTGCTCGACGCGCACCCGACGCTGCTGGTCGCGATCGGCTCGCAGGTGGCCGTGCTGACCATGCGGACCCGCTACGCCGAGGCGCTGCACCTGGTCAGCAAGCTGGTCGGGCGGACCGACCTGGAGCAGCGGGACATGGCGTTCGTGATGGCCGAGATGGCCAGTTCGACGGCCAACGCGATGGAGGCCGGGCAGCTGCCGGTCGAGGTCGGCATGGGCGCGGCGCGCCGGGCGTCGGACGGGGCCGTGCAGCTGGGCTACCCCAAGTACCGGTGCACCGGGACGCTGGCGCAGCTCGCGCTGCTGGAGCGGGACACCGACCTGGCGATCGAGCTGGCCGGGCAGGCGAAGCGGACCAGCGAGAGCGCCCTGGGCCGGGCGGACGCGCTGGCCACCATCGCCCGCGCGCAGATGGCGGCCGGCGACAACGCGGCCGCCCGGCGCACGCTGACCGAGGCGAACGAGCTCGCGGGCTGGATGCCGAGGGTCGCCGAGACCAGCGCCCGACTCGACATCCACTGA
- a CDS encoding THUMP-like domain-containing protein — translation MGYAFSLDDVAYLRSAAGCAALSALADLPLTPASRLTDVRRARQVAPERFAAVLETLLLRRKAPSKVDFTDGLYTDDALQQATPRAVAEHRARRFAGRVVHDVTCSVGADLAALPAGSIGSDLDPVRLAMARHNLGGRVPLLRADALRPTSRDVPVVADPARRDSAGRRTWRPADFAPPLDRLAAAYAGRDLAVKCAPGADFAVAPWADEVELVSLDGQVREACLWTRGLATPGVTRRASVLSSAGPSWTITDAEPDDCPVTPPGAWLVDPDGAVVRAGLVRHYAARHGLAQLDEHIAYLTGPTPPPGVRAFRVVEHGHYNEKSLRGVLRAHDVGRLEILVRGLDVDPNALRRRLKPAGGAEATVVLTRIGRTPTYLLAHAERT, via the coding sequence GTGGGCTACGCGTTCAGCCTCGACGACGTGGCGTACCTGCGGTCGGCCGCGGGGTGCGCCGCGCTGTCGGCGTTGGCCGACCTCCCGCTCACCCCGGCGTCCCGGCTGACCGACGTCCGGCGGGCCCGCCAGGTCGCGCCGGAGCGCTTCGCGGCCGTGTTGGAAACCCTGCTGCTGCGCCGGAAAGCCCCGTCCAAGGTGGACTTCACGGACGGGCTGTACACCGACGACGCGCTCCAGCAGGCGACCCCGCGCGCGGTCGCGGAGCACCGGGCGCGGCGGTTCGCCGGGCGGGTCGTGCACGACGTGACGTGCTCGGTGGGCGCGGACCTGGCCGCGCTGCCGGCCGGCTCGATCGGCTCGGACCTGGACCCGGTGCGGCTGGCGATGGCCCGGCACAACCTGGGCGGGCGGGTGCCGCTGCTGCGGGCCGACGCGCTGCGGCCGACCTCCCGCGACGTCCCGGTGGTCGCCGACCCGGCCCGCCGGGACTCGGCCGGCCGGCGGACCTGGCGGCCGGCCGACTTCGCGCCGCCGCTGGACCGGCTCGCCGCCGCCTACGCCGGCCGCGACCTGGCCGTGAAGTGCGCGCCCGGCGCGGACTTCGCGGTCGCGCCGTGGGCCGACGAGGTGGAGCTGGTCTCGCTGGACGGCCAGGTCCGCGAGGCGTGCCTGTGGACCCGGGGCCTGGCCACGCCGGGCGTCACCCGGCGGGCCAGCGTGCTGTCGTCGGCCGGCCCGTCGTGGACGATCACCGACGCGGAGCCCGACGACTGCCCGGTCACCCCGCCCGGGGCGTGGCTGGTCGACCCGGACGGCGCGGTGGTGCGCGCCGGCCTGGTGCGGCACTACGCCGCCCGGCACGGCCTGGCGCAGCTGGACGAGCACATCGCCTACCTGACCGGTCCCACCCCGCCGCCGGGCGTGCGCGCGTTCCGGGTGGTGGAGCACGGCCACTACAACGAGAAGTCGCTGCGCGGCGTCCTGCGCGCGCACGACGTCGGCCGGCTGGAGATCCTGGTGCGCGGGCTCGACGTCGACCCGAACGCGCTGCGGCGCAGGCTCAAGCCCGCCGGCGGGGCGGAGGCGACGGTCGTGCTGACCCGGATCGGCCGGACCCCGACCTACCTACTGGCGCACGCCGAGCGCACGTAG